From Penaeus chinensis breed Huanghai No. 1 chromosome 18, ASM1920278v2, whole genome shotgun sequence, one genomic window encodes:
- the LOC125034655 gene encoding uncharacterized protein LOC125034655: MDIEHDVQRVGCSQENAITTSTRDQHRGIKDLIKTFKPTIDTIKDENGNALCNGENVKERWKTYCEDLYKVNDNLNNIVLDQSRLKVKLDEEIADEQCGLRANKGTRDQILNLKLIMKKHRERYHNLCSIDYRKKAVVRTTYGLTDSFNIGQGVCQGCILSSHLFNVYSEKIMRDALDGFEGTIKVGGRNVTNLRYADDIVLIAGSMLELEDLITRVKLASEQAGLMLNTQKTKVMKMAGDPENIEMRDLTVNGEIIETVEDFIYLDANFTNDCNDSKDIRRRLAIA, from the exons aTGGATATAG AGCATGATGTCCAGCGTGTCGGATGCTCTCAAG AAAACGCCATAACCACCTCAACTAGAGATCAGCACCGAGGTATTAAAGATCTAATCAAGACATTCAAGCCAACCATTGACACAATAAAAGATGAGAACGGGAACGCATTGTGCAATGGAGAAAATGTCAAAGAAAGGTGGAAGACATATTGTGAAGATCTCTATAAAGTCAATGACAATTTAAATAACATTGTGTTGGACCAAA GTCGTCTGAAAGTCAAGCTAGATGAAGAAATTGCAGATGAACAGTGCGGATTGCGAGCAAACAAAGGCACAAGAGATCAAATCCTTAACTTGAagctaataatgaaaaaacacaGAGAACGGTATCACAACCTGTGTTCCATAGACTACAGGAAG AAAGCAGTTGTAAGAACCACTTATGGCTTAACAGATTCCTTCAACATTGGCCAAGGCGTCTGCCAAGGTTGTATACTATCGTCGCATCTTTTTAATGTCTACTCCGAGAAAATAATGCGAGATGCTTTAGATGGATTTGAAGGAACCAtaaaagtgggaggaagaaacGTCACAAACCTTCGATATGCTGACGATATCGTCCTTATTGCTGGATCAATGCTAGAACTAGAAGATCTCATCACAAGAGTCAAACTAGCAAGTGAACAGGCTGGACTGATGCTCAACACACAAAAGACGAAAGTTATGAAAATGGCTGGTGATCCAGAAAACATCGAAATGAGAGACCTTACTGTAAACGGTGAAATAATTGAAACAGTTGAAGATTTTATCTACCTCGATGCAAATTTCACAAATGACTGTAATGACAGCAAAGATATCAGGAGAAGATTAGCAATCGCATGA